A stretch of the Vitis riparia cultivar Riparia Gloire de Montpellier isolate 1030 chromosome 13, EGFV_Vit.rip_1.0, whole genome shotgun sequence genome encodes the following:
- the LOC117928891 gene encoding uncharacterized protein LOC117928891, producing the protein MALSPIGPRFWLPSHFLTDEDTLMDKENFNDNGANPVGAEIHGFPSEFPYEFDSFGSSSALNSPVESVMSSTETESDEEDLLTQLKRQLAHSTLHDTQKLAPSFSSENQEKTWVLSGSPQSTLSAVGNWSGRSTVSSNGSPNGRSRVSSPPTTPLSEKTDAWDLIYAAAGQVARLKMSGDGPKYQQGRGLLGPPRNPMPVPAQPAKNANTGFYSYQSLSNNISQTSQSQHIRQEQVLKQQCSVWGREAKEAWFSQQQQQLQQQQQIHSRRSVGLESGRCGRPLGLPPSAWPPLQHQHQHQHQHQQSSSGMRAVFLGGSGLKRESAGTGVFLPRRFGNTSDSRKKPGCSTVLLPARVVQALNLNFEDMGSHSQPHFNGGVAPDYEALMARRNALISQQKRNLRPEGTMNHEIRLPQEWTY; encoded by the exons ATGGCTCTCTCTCCCATAGGCCCCCGCTTTTGGCTGCCTTCTCACTTTCTCACTGACGAGGATACTCTCATGGACAAGGAGAACTTCAACGACAACGGCGCCAATCCTGTTGGTGCTGAGATTCATGGTTTCCCTAGTGAGTTTCCTTACGAGTTTGACTCCTTTGGGTCTTCTTCTGCTCTCAACTCACCCGTTGAGTCTGTGATGAGTTCCACCGAGACTGAGAGCGATGAGGAGGATCTCCTGACTCAGCTGAAGCGCCAGTTGGCCCACTCCACTCTTCATGACACTCAGAAACTCGCTCCTTCCTTTTCTTCTGAAAATCAAGAG AAAACGTGGGTTTTATCTGGTTCGCCCCAATCTACTCTGAGTGCTGTTGGAAACTGGTCTGGTCGTAGCACCGTGTCTAGCAATGGAAGCCCGAATGGTCGATCTCGGGTGTCTTCGCCCCCTACGACGCCGTTAAGTGAAAAAACGGACGCCTGGGATCTCATATATGCAGCGGCGGGCCAAGTCGCAAGGTTGAAGATGAGCGGCGACGGACCCAAGTACCAACAGGGAAGAGGACTTCTTGGCCCCCCTCGAAACCCCATGCCGGTTCCGGCACAGCCGGCAAAGAACGCCAACACTGGCTTCTACTCTTACCAGAGTCTGTCTAATAACATTTCACAGACGAGTCAG TCTCAGCATATCAGACAGGAGCAAGTGCTGAAGCAACAGTGCTCTGTTTGGGGAAGAGAGGCCAAAGAGGCTTGGTTCTctcagcagcagcagcaacttcagcagcagcagcagatCCATAGCCGAAGGAGTGTTGGACTTGAGAGTGGAAGGTGTGGGCGTCCTCTAGGGTTGCCTCCATCTGCATGGCCGCCTCTGCAACATCAACATCAGCATCAGCATCAGCATCAGCAAAGCAGTTCGGGTATGAGGGCTGTGTTCCTTGGTGGATCTGGCCTAAAAAGGGAGTCAGCTGGAACCGGTGTCTTCTTACCCCGCAGATTTGGAAATACTTCCGATTCTCGCAAGAAACCAG GCTGTTCTACTGTTCTTCTTCCGGCAAGGGTGGTTCAAGCCCTGAACCTCAACTTCGAAGACATGGGTTCTCATTCCCAGCCCCATTTCAACGGAGGTGTTGCCCCAGACTATG AAGCTTTAATGGCAAGACGAAATGCCCTCATCTCACAACAAAAGCGAAATCTACGGCCAGAAGGGACAATGAATCACGAAATACGCCTACCTCAGGAGTGGACGTACTGA